The following are from one region of the Deltaproteobacteria bacterium genome:
- a CDS encoding response regulator → MTSDKQAVEISCGECGMRFRLWVPAAVLEGWEGGSEIRCVGCGARHIAKKTGEGVEVKTAAVEAAAAGPEETPAADAETVLLIDDDELALAMAESSMKGEDLKLVTARNAAEAFKVIDREKKIDLIAVDMYLKNPDDPASTMDGEEFLVKVKERGMKVPAVMTTGKDIIDDIILDPKWFDLNVKGFIQKGNPFWTEELKLKIKEVLYKD, encoded by the coding sequence ATGACAAGCGATAAACAGGCCGTGGAGATAAGTTGCGGCGAGTGCGGCATGCGCTTTCGTCTCTGGGTCCCCGCCGCGGTGCTCGAGGGCTGGGAGGGAGGCTCGGAGATCCGCTGTGTCGGCTGCGGAGCGCGCCACATCGCGAAAAAGACCGGCGAAGGGGTGGAGGTGAAGACTGCGGCCGTGGAAGCGGCGGCGGCCGGGCCGGAAGAAACCCCGGCGGCCGACGCCGAGACGGTGCTGCTCATCGACGACGACGAGCTGGCCCTCGCCATGGCCGAGAGCTCCATGAAGGGCGAGGACCTCAAACTCGTCACGGCACGCAATGCGGCCGAGGCGTTCAAGGTCATCGACCGCGAGAAGAAGATCGACCTCATAGCGGTCGACATGTACCTGAAGAATCCCGACGACCCGGCATCGACGATGGACGGCGAGGAGTTCCTGGTGAAGGTCAAGGAGCGGGGCATGAAGGTACCGGCCGTCATGACCACGGGCAAGGACATAATCGACGACATCATCCTCGACCCCAAGTGGTTCGACCTCAACGTGAAGGGCTTCATCCAGAAGGGCAACCCCTTCTGGACCGAAGAGCTGAAGCTGAAGATAAAGGAAGTCCTCTACAAGGACTGA
- the queF gene encoding NADPH-dependent 7-cyano-7-deazaguanine reductase QueF translates to MTYGEEEMEQARLEAWENPSPDRDYTIEISYPEFTCLCPRSGYPDFATIRITYRPDEKVVELKSLKLYLNSYRDRAISHEAATNKIFDDLKAALSPRHMEVVGDFNVRGNVKTVVRVST, encoded by the coding sequence ATGACTTACGGAGAAGAAGAGATGGAACAGGCGCGGCTCGAGGCGTGGGAGAACCCTTCCCCCGACCGGGACTATACGATAGAGATAAGCTACCCCGAGTTCACCTGCCTCTGTCCGCGCTCCGGCTACCCCGACTTCGCTACGATCAGGATCACCTACAGGCCCGACGAAAAGGTGGTGGAGCTCAAGTCCCTCAAGCTCTACCTCAACTCCTACCGCGACAGGGCGATCTCGCACGAGGCGGCGACCAACAAGATATTCGACGACCTCAAAGCGGCCCTCTCGCCGAGACACATGGAAGTGGTCGGAGACTTCAACGTCCGCGGCAACGTCAAGACCGTCGTCCGCGTAAGCACCTGA
- the kdsB gene encoding 3-deoxy-manno-octulosonate cytidylyltransferase, translating into MKVAAVIPARYASTRLEGKPLADICGTPMIRMVYERACRAALVDTVVVATDDERILSVVRGFGGRAVMTSRSHRSGTERVAEAARDLDAPIVVNLQGDEPLIEPSMVDEVVRPLVDEPGLAMATLKTPITDEDELFDPHVVKVVTDRAGRALYFSRSPIPHRRGGAARAFKHIGIYAFRRDFLFTFSALPPSPLERSEELEQLRALENGYSIKVVETDRSPVAVDTPEDLDRVRGIVRRGT; encoded by the coding sequence ATGAAGGTTGCGGCCGTCATTCCGGCGAGATACGCCTCTACGCGCCTTGAGGGCAAGCCCCTTGCCGACATATGCGGCACCCCCATGATCCGCATGGTCTACGAGAGGGCCTGCCGGGCCGCCCTCGTCGATACCGTCGTGGTGGCCACCGACGACGAGAGGATACTCTCCGTGGTCCGGGGCTTCGGCGGCCGGGCCGTCATGACCTCAAGGAGTCACCGCTCGGGCACCGAGCGTGTGGCCGAAGCCGCCCGCGACCTCGATGCCCCCATTGTCGTGAACCTCCAGGGCGACGAGCCGCTCATCGAGCCCTCCATGGTCGACGAGGTCGTAAGGCCCCTCGTCGACGAGCCGGGGCTTGCCATGGCGACCCTCAAGACCCCTATTACCGACGAAGACGAGCTCTTCGACCCCCACGTGGTGAAGGTCGTCACCGACCGCGCCGGCCGGGCCCTCTATTTCTCGAGGAGCCCCATACCCCACCGTCGGGGCGGCGCGGCGCGGGCCTTCAAACACATAGGCATCTACGCCTTCAGAAGGGACTTCCTCTTCACCTTCTCGGCACTACCGCCCTCGCCGCTCGAGCGGAGCGAAGAGCTCGAGCAGTTGAGGGCGCTCGAAAACGGCTACTCCATAAAGGTCGTCGAGACCGACCGCTCACCGGTGGCCGTCGACACGCCGGAGGACCTCGACAGGGTGAGGGGCATCGTGCGCAGGGGGACGTGA